In Thunnus maccoyii chromosome 3, fThuMac1.1, whole genome shotgun sequence, the following proteins share a genomic window:
- the ssuh2.1 gene encoding protein SSUH2 homolog isoform X2: protein MDEKDEDPDVFDPNIPEEGPSAPPPGWLEDIHGYQGHKGGEDDNPLYPPPPAYNPQPELNRNTLVPNVRVPTVSEDVARDALIKFVESKWRYSSKPARNLTFKELKPITVYRYRLETYTETRTSAWQFESYNGQPVDGPQYGMSPPPWDIPVSMPPRYTDMVEKIRVPHSSFVKLCHKCNGCGRTRCIQCHGRGRKRCSDCYGKGYKRRHRTNQRTSRKTPCFSCSGKGHQRCISCHGNGYKTCSVCHGSQNLLHFIQLTVTWKNNVAHFIPDRQPDFPDKKFEKVTGDPFFVDESVLVYPIQGFPDREICDVTTKLINEHLNRFSTTSRILQQRQTIELVPLTHAYYSYNGKDFSFFVYGVENKVFTPKYPSACSIL from the exons atGTATTTGATCCAAACATACCGGAGGAGGGACCGTCAGCTCCCCCTCCTGGCTGGCTGGAGGACATACATGGATACCAGGGCCACAAAGGAGGAG AGGATGATAACCCGTTGTACCCGCCTCCCCCCGCCTACAACCCCCAACCCGAACTCAACAGGAACACTTTGGTGCCCAAtgtcag GGTCCCCACAGTATCGGAGGATGTGGCCAGAGATGCTCTGATCAAGTTTGTGGAATCAAAATGGAGGTACAGCTCCAAACCTGCCAGGAACCTCACCTTCAAAGAACTCAAACCCATCACCGTGTACAGG TATCGACTGGAGACCTACACTGAGACCAGAACCAGCGCCTGGCAGTTTGAATCATACAACG GTCAGCCGGTGGATGGTCCTCAGTACGGTATGAGTCCTCCACCCTGGGACATCCCAGTGTCGATGCCTCCCAGATACACCGACATGGTGGAGAAGATCCGCGTGCCGCACTCGTCCTTCGTCAAG CTGTGTCACAAGTGCAACGGCTGTGGAAGAACTCGCTGTATTCAGTGTCACGGTAGAGGAAGG AAACGTTGTTCGGACTGTTATGGCAAGGGGTACAAAAGGCGGCACAGGACAAACCAGCGGACGTCTAGGAAGACGCCTTGTTTTTCCTGTAGCGGGAAAGGCCATCAGAG gtGTATCTCCTGCCACGGCAACGGCTACAAGACCTGCTCTGTTTGTCACGGCAGCCAAAACCTGCTGCATTTCATCCAGCTCACTGTGACATG gAAGAACAACGTAGCTCATTTTATTCCAGACCGTCAGCCCGACTTCCCCGACAAGAAGTTTGAGAAGGTGACAGGAGATCCTTTCTTCGTGGATGAGAGTGTGCTG GTGTATCCTATCCAGGGTTTCCCCGATCGGGAGATCTGCGATGTTACTACAAAACTGATTAACGAACACCTTAATCGCTTCAGTACCACCAGTCGCATCCTGCAACAG CGTCAGACCATCGAGCTGGTGCCGCTGACTCACGCTTATTACTCTTACAACGGAAAAGACTTCAGCTTCTTTGTGTACGGAGTAGAGAACAAAGTCTTCACTCCTAAGTATCCCTCCGCATGTTCTATTTTATAA
- the ssuh2.1 gene encoding protein SSUH2 homolog isoform X1 — protein MDEKDEDPDVFDPNIPEEGPSAPPPGWLEDIHGYQGHKGGEDDNPLYPPPPAYNPQPELNRNTLVPNVRVPTVSEDVARDALIKFVESKWRYSSKPARNLTFKELKPITVYRYRLETYTETRTSAWQFESYNGQPVDGPQYGMSPPPWDIPVSMPPRYTDMVEKIRVPHSSFVKLCHKCNGCGRTRCIQCHGRGRKRCTFCHGHGRTRNKRCTSCHGRGRKRCISCHGNGYKTCSVCHGSQNLLHFIQLTVTWKNNVAHFIPDRQPDFPDKKFEKVTGDPFFVDESVLVYPIQGFPDREICDVTTKLINEHLNRFSTTSRILQQRQTIELVPLTHAYYSYNGKDFSFFVYGVENKVFTPKYPSACSIL, from the exons atGTATTTGATCCAAACATACCGGAGGAGGGACCGTCAGCTCCCCCTCCTGGCTGGCTGGAGGACATACATGGATACCAGGGCCACAAAGGAGGAG AGGATGATAACCCGTTGTACCCGCCTCCCCCCGCCTACAACCCCCAACCCGAACTCAACAGGAACACTTTGGTGCCCAAtgtcag GGTCCCCACAGTATCGGAGGATGTGGCCAGAGATGCTCTGATCAAGTTTGTGGAATCAAAATGGAGGTACAGCTCCAAACCTGCCAGGAACCTCACCTTCAAAGAACTCAAACCCATCACCGTGTACAGG TATCGACTGGAGACCTACACTGAGACCAGAACCAGCGCCTGGCAGTTTGAATCATACAACG GTCAGCCGGTGGATGGTCCTCAGTACGGTATGAGTCCTCCACCCTGGGACATCCCAGTGTCGATGCCTCCCAGATACACCGACATGGTGGAGAAGATCCGCGTGCCGCACTCGTCCTTCGTCAAG CTGTGTCACAAGTGCAACGGCTGTGGAAGAACTCGCTGTATTCAGTGTCACGGTAGAGGAAGG AAGCGTTGCACGTTCTGCCACGGTCACGGTCGCACCAGGAACAAGCGCTGCACCTCCTGTCATGGCCGCGGTCGCAAGAG gtGTATCTCCTGCCACGGCAACGGCTACAAGACCTGCTCTGTTTGTCACGGCAGCCAAAACCTGCTGCATTTCATCCAGCTCACTGTGACATG gAAGAACAACGTAGCTCATTTTATTCCAGACCGTCAGCCCGACTTCCCCGACAAGAAGTTTGAGAAGGTGACAGGAGATCCTTTCTTCGTGGATGAGAGTGTGCTG GTGTATCCTATCCAGGGTTTCCCCGATCGGGAGATCTGCGATGTTACTACAAAACTGATTAACGAACACCTTAATCGCTTCAGTACCACCAGTCGCATCCTGCAACAG CGTCAGACCATCGAGCTGGTGCCGCTGACTCACGCTTATTACTCTTACAACGGAAAAGACTTCAGCTTCTTTGTGTACGGAGTAGAGAACAAAGTCTTCACTCCTAAGTATCCCTCCGCATGTTCTATTTTATAA